The Antennarius striatus isolate MH-2024 chromosome 23, ASM4005453v1, whole genome shotgun sequence genome has a segment encoding these proteins:
- the ovol1a gene encoding putative transcription factor Ovo-like 1a — MPRAFLVKKANVSPGKRNWSELPDHKRGDVYIPVSIFPPSVLMMGAEASPAETTPLCLTKQSVSDTQTHPELPSSTTLGRPPSPPPSLSTVEDKSDVRRRSQAGPTYYRSKMKVTTGELRPASSSLPPTPTTPSSTPPTSLKPLALTTTSVEAVSIVTRSTGQNQSSSTASAGAFVCQICQKTFHHQRMLNRHVKCHNETKRHLCSFCGKGFNDTFDLKRHVRTHTGVRPYKCTLCEKAFTQRCSLESHMKKIHSVTQKYAYKERRNKLYVCEECGHTSGNQEELLKHIQSLHPNSHLLKGKAARRSGGGGGSSGASGGGSPPSSPQGPDSDDTNESVEK; from the exons atgCCGAGGGCCTTTCTGGTGAAGAAGGCGAATGTTTCGCCGGGAAAGCGGAACTGGAGCGAACTCCCCGATCACAAACGAGGGGACGTCTACATCCCAG tCTCCATCTTCCCCCCCTCCGTCCTGATGATGGGAGCTGAGGCCAGTCCTGCTGAGACAACTCCGCTCTGCCTCACCAAACAATCTGTGTCCGACACGCAAACCCACCCGGAGCTGCCCTCCAGCACGACGCTGGGTCGACCGCCGAGCCCACCCCCCTCGCTTTCCACAGTGGAGGATAAATCTGATGTCAGAAGGAGGTCTCAGGCTGGCCCCACGTACTACAGATCCAAAATGAAG GTAACTACCGGTGAGTTACgtcctgcttcttcttctctgccgCCCACTCCCACCACACCTTCCTCGACGCCTCCCACCTCCTTGAAGCCACTCGCCCTGACGACAACGTCTGTGGAGGCAGTCTCCATAGTAACCAGATCCACTGGTCAAAATCAGAGTTCCTCGACTGCGTCAGCTGGGGCGTTTGTTTGCCAG ATTTGCCAGAAGACCTTCCATCACCAGCGGATGTTAAACAGACATGTCAAATGTCACAATGAGACTAAGAGGCACCTGTGCAGCTTCTGCGGCAAAGGCTTCAACGACACCTTCGACCTCAAGAGACACGTACGCACACATACAG GAGTCCGTCCTTACAAGTGCACCCTCTGCGAGAAGGCCTTCACCCAGCGCTGCTCCCTGGAGTCGCACATGAAGAAGATCCACAGCGTCACCCAGAAGTACGCCTACAAGGAGCGTCGCAACAAGCTGTACGTCTGCGAGGAGTGCGGCCACACGTCGGGAAATCAGGAGGAGCTGTTGAAACACATCCAGTCGCTCCACCCCAACAGCCACCTTTTGAAGGGGAAAGCCGCGAGAagatctggaggaggaggagggtcaaGTGGAGCATCGGGTGGAGGATCACCGCCAAGCTCTCCTCAAGGACCTGACAGCGACGACACGAACGAATCGGTGGAGAAATAG